The segment AGTTTCTCCTGGGCGAAACAGTCTCCGGAGATTTTTAAGAGAACCCGACGGTAGGTTTTACTCACCCAGTTTAAACCGGGCGTAACGCCGGATGACGATGTTCTCGCCGAATTTGGCGATGTTCTCCTTCAGATAGTCACCAACGGTCTTTTCCGGTGATTTGACAAACTGCTGTTCAAGGAGGCAGACCTCGGCATAAAACTTTTCCAGTTTGCCGGCGACAATTTTCTCAATCACCGGCGCCGGTTTGCCCGATTGCCCAGCCTGCTCCTGATAGATACGGCGTTCGCGCTCAATAACATCCTGAGGAACCCCGCTCCGGTCAATAGCAATCGGGTCGCAGGCGGCGATGTGCATTGCCAGGTCACGAACAAAACGGCGGAACTCCTGGTTGCGGGCAACAAAGTCGGTTTCGGTATCCACCTCAATGAGAACACCGAGTCTTTCTCCCGGATGGATATAGGCATCAATGACACCGGCAGCAGTGGGGCGCTCTGCCTTTTTTGCGGCTTTGGCAATTCCCCGTTTGCGCAGGATTTCAATCGCCTTATCGATATCACCTGCTGCCTCTTCAAGCGCGGTTTTGCAGTCCATTACTCCGGCACCGGTTCGGCGCCGCAGTTCTACAACTTTATCCATCGGTTGGCTCATAACTATCCTTCCTTGGGCTGTGGTTCTGTTTCTTCGCCTTCAGTTTCAAACTGTTTCTTGCCCTGCATCACCGCATTGGCAATGACACTGGTGACCAGCCGGATTGAGCGGAGGGCATCGTCATTGCCAGGAATGGGGTAGTCAATCAGTTCTGGATTGCCATTGGTGTCAATCAGGGCAATAACCGGGATCTTCATCCGACGCGCCTCAGCAACGGCGGTTGCCTCTCGAACCGGGTCCACCACATACAGGGCACCAGGTAACCGGTCCAGCTGTTGCAGTCCATAAAACAGTTTGGCGAGATTGCGGTATTCACGCTGAAGGTGCAGAATTTCCTTCTTGGAGGTGTTCAGCTGGGTGGTGGCAAGGATTCTCTCCAGTTCTGCCAGCCGGGCAATGCGGGTGGAGACAACATTGAAGTTGGTCAATAGCCCGCCGACCCAGCGAACGGTTACATAGCAGGCGCCACAGCGTTTTGCCTCTTCTTCAATTATTGGACGTGCCTGCTGCTTGGTACCGACGAAGATAATTTCCTTGCCAGCTTCAGTAATGCTCCGCACGACATCGTAGGCGCTGCGCAGCCGCTCGAGTGTCTTTTCCAAATCGATGATAAATATTCCGTTCCGCTTCCCGAAGATGAAAGGCTTCATCTTTGGGTTCCAGCGCCGGGCATGGTGACCGAAATGGAGTCCGGCCTCAAGGAGTTGTTTTATGGTTAGCGTTTGGTCCACTGGAAGCGCTTCCTTCTTTTTGCCAGCCCGTACTTCATTCTCTCTTTTTCCCTCGGGTCCCGTTTTAATAGGGAGGCGGCTTTAAGTGGTCCCCGCAGGTCAGGGTTGTAGTTTAATAGTGCCCGGGCAGCCCCCAGTGCAATCGCTGCTGCTTGCGCAGCCAAACCACCACCGGCAACAATCCCCTTGATGGTGAAGTTGTTAGTTGTGCCAGTTACCTGTAATGGGGCAAGGGCATTCTGGACAAGGTCTTTTCTACCGAAATAGGCTTGTAACGGTTTGTCATTAACTGTGTGTTCACTACCACCGGGGATCAACCACACTTTCGCAGTAGCGGTTTTGCGCGAGCCCGTAGCAAAGTAAGTTGGGTTCATAGTGCTTCAGTTAACGGTTACTGGTAAGGGGTTTTGTGCCTTGTGAGGATGTTCAGGTCCAACATAGATGTGGAGGCGGCGTATGCGCTTTGCCTGCAGTCGGTTTTTGGGAAGCATTCTCAGCACGGCCAGTTGAAGCGGACGGGTGGGAAACTTTTCTACCATTTCTTTGTAGGAGCGGCGCTTGAGGTGTCCTGGCTTGGTGGAGTGACGATAATAGAATTTTTCCTCGACTTTCTT is part of the candidate division WOR-3 bacterium genome and harbors:
- the rplM gene encoding 50S ribosomal protein L13, which produces MKTYVAKPTDVQGAWYLIDARNQVLGRLATRIARLLMGKHRPTYTPHVDAGDHVVVINAAQIILTGKKVEEKFYYRHSTKPGHLKRRSYKEMVEKFPTRPLQLAVLRMLPKNRLQAKRIRRLHIYVGPEHPHKAQNPLPVTVN
- the tsf gene encoding translation elongation factor Ts, encoding MDKVVELRRRTGAGVMDCKTALEEAAGDIDKAIEILRKRGIAKAAKKAERPTAAGVIDAYIHPGERLGVLIEVDTETDFVARNQEFRRFVRDLAMHIAACDPIAIDRSGVPQDVIERERRIYQEQAGQSGKPAPVIEKIVAGKLEKFYAEVCLLEQQFVKSPEKTVGDYLKENIAKFGENIVIRRYARFKLGE
- the rpsI gene encoding 30S ribosomal protein S9, whose product is MNPTYFATGSRKTATAKVWLIPGGSEHTVNDKPLQAYFGRKDLVQNALAPLQVTGTTNNFTIKGIVAGGGLAAQAAAIALGAARALLNYNPDLRGPLKAASLLKRDPREKERMKYGLAKRRKRFQWTKR
- the rpsB gene encoding 30S ribosomal protein S2, which codes for MDQTLTIKQLLEAGLHFGHHARRWNPKMKPFIFGKRNGIFIIDLEKTLERLRSAYDVVRSITEAGKEIIFVGTKQQARPIIEEEAKRCGACYVTVRWVGGLLTNFNVVSTRIARLAELERILATTQLNTSKKEILHLQREYRNLAKLFYGLQQLDRLPGALYVVDPVREATAVAEARRMKIPVIALIDTNGNPELIDYPIPGNDDALRSIRLVTSVIANAVMQGKKQFETEGEETEPQPKEG